One Bradyrhizobium zhanjiangense DNA segment encodes these proteins:
- a CDS encoding ABC transporter substrate-binding protein: MRRRKFVTLLVGAATWPLAARAQPVGKRYTIGYLGAGSLVLVEAIAAFTDALRELGWIEGKNVAFERRFAENQPERLAEFAAELVHLNVDVIVTEGTLAPLAAKRATSAIPIVMAVAGDPLGSGLVESLARPGGNVTGMSLMAPELGGKRLEFLKELVPRLGRVAVLWNATNPYAALLYEQTQAAGRTLGIEVQSLEVRSPDDFDSAFETVRQHHPNALITVEDPLTGSNQKRIADFAAIDRLPSLFGYRESVSAGGLMSYGANFADLFRRAAGYVDKILKGVKPADLPVQQPTKFELVINLKTAKALGLEFPASILARADELIE, from the coding sequence GTGCGACGACGGAAATTTGTCACGCTCCTCGTCGGCGCGGCGACGTGGCCACTCGCGGCGCGCGCGCAGCCGGTCGGGAAGAGATACACGATAGGCTATCTCGGCGCAGGTTCGCTCGTTCTCGTGGAGGCGATCGCAGCTTTCACCGACGCTTTGCGTGAGTTGGGATGGATCGAAGGAAAAAACGTCGCCTTCGAACGCCGCTTCGCGGAAAATCAGCCCGAACGGCTCGCTGAGTTTGCGGCAGAGCTTGTTCACCTTAACGTCGACGTCATAGTCACAGAGGGAACTCTCGCGCCGCTCGCCGCCAAGCGGGCGACCTCAGCAATTCCAATCGTCATGGCCGTCGCCGGCGACCCCTTGGGGAGCGGGCTCGTTGAAAGCTTGGCGCGACCTGGCGGTAACGTCACGGGAATGAGTCTCATGGCACCGGAGCTTGGTGGTAAGCGCCTGGAATTCCTCAAAGAGCTAGTTCCTCGACTCGGTCGCGTGGCAGTGCTTTGGAATGCGACCAACCCCTATGCGGCACTCCTGTACGAACAGACCCAGGCCGCGGGTCGGACGCTTGGGATCGAGGTTCAATCGCTGGAGGTGCGCAGCCCGGACGACTTCGATAGTGCCTTCGAAACGGTGAGACAGCACCACCCCAACGCGTTGATCACGGTCGAAGACCCTCTCACCGGTTCAAATCAAAAACGTATTGCAGACTTCGCCGCCATCGACCGATTGCCGTCGCTTTTTGGATATAGAGAGAGTGTTTCAGCGGGCGGCCTCATGTCCTACGGGGCAAATTTCGCTGACTTGTTTCGCCGTGCCGCCGGCTACGTCGACAAGATCCTCAAGGGCGTCAAGCCAGCGGATCTTCCAGTTCAGCAGCCAACCAAGTTCGAGCTGGTCATCAACCTCAAGACGGCCAAGGCGCTCGGGCTTGAGTTCCCGGCGAGCATCCTTGCCCGCGCGGACGAGCTGATTGAATAG